The segment ATCGTTTACACATGCGATGCAAATGGGAACGGAGATTTTTCACAACCTTAAAAAAGTATTACACGATAGAAATCTTTCGACTGCAGTAGGTGATGAAGGTGGATTTGCTCCAAACTTAGCCGGCGGAACCGAAGATGCTTTGGATACAATTAAAAAGGCGGTAGAAAATGCAGGTTATAAATTTGGTGACGAAGTTATGATTGCTTTAGACTGTGCCGCTTCTGAGTTTTATGTAGACGGAAAATACGACTATACTAAATTCGAAGGCGCAACAGGAAAAATAAGAACGTCAAAAGAGCAAGCAGAATATTTAGCTTCTTTGGCTGCAAATTATCCAATTATTTCTATTGAAGACGGAATGTATGAAGACGATTGGGATGGATGGAAATACTTAACCGAATTGGTTGGAGACAAAACCCAATTAGTAGGTGACGATTTATTTGTAACCAATGTGGAGCGTTTGTCGACCGGAATCCAAAAAGGAATTGCCAACTCAATCTTGGTGAAAGTAAACCAAATTGGAACCTTGACAGAAACAATCGCAGCCGTTAATATGGCGCACAATGCCGGATATACTTCGGTAATGTCACACCGTTCAGGCGAAACTGAAGACAATACGATAGCCGATTTAGCCGTAGCATTAAACTGTGGTCAAATCAAAACCGGTTCGGCTTCGCGTTCGGATCGTATGGCTAAATACAATCAATTGTTGAGAATAGAAGAGGAGTTAGGCGATACTGCTTATTTCCCTGGAGTGAGAGCTTTTAAGCAAAAATAATTCTAAAGATATTTAAAATTTACACCTGACAGGTTTTTAAAACTTGTCAGGTTTTTTGTTTTTAGCCATGACCTTTTAGCAAATAGATTTTTAAAATAACACCTTCAATATTGTAAACAAATCTATTGGATTTCAGCCAACGGTATATATGAATATTTTCGTTTTTTATTGTGAATAATAAAAAAAATGAGTAATATTATAATGAATAATTTTTTTTTAATATAAAATATATTACTTTTATGCAATCGATTACATATATTTGAAATTAATTAGCAAGAAACTTAAAATCATTAACAACTAAAAACAAAAATATTATGAAAAAAAGACTACTTTTAATTTTACCAATGCTATTATTTACATTGGTTTCTAATGCTCAGGATCACGTTTGGGATTTTGGAAATGATACAACAAATTGGCCAGTTAACCCAGGTTATAATTCAAGCAGTCCTGCAACTACTACTATTGACGGTTTGACCCTTATTTCAGGAGGTTCAGCTATAGGAGCTATTTCTGCTGCTTCTAATACTGCTTTTAGTGATGGTTTTACTAATGTAAATATGATGACTGTTCAGGTGGCTACAGGAGCTCCATTGCCTACAAAACGAGGGTTGTCTTTTCCGGTTGATGGACCTTGTACAGTAAAACTTTGGGTATATACATCTTCAACAAACAGAAGAGCTTCTATATCTGATGGGACTACTGAGTTAGCTTTCTACCTTTCTGCTTCTCCTTCTCCTTATAAAACTATTTTGACAGCATATTATACAGGCGGGCCTGGTACTATTTATGTATATACTAATAATACTATGAATTTTGCTAAGCTTTCAGTACAAACAGGGCTTGGCATTGATGATATCAAAGCTGATGCATTACCTGTTTTTTACACCAACGACAATCAGGTTTTTGTATCTAATGTAAAATCAAATACAACAGTTTCTATTTATTCTATTACAGGTGCATTAGTTAAAACAATTAAAACAAGTAATGATACTAGTTTTGAACTTAGAACTGGTTTATGGATTGCTAAAGTAAAATCAGAAGAAGGTGAAAAAACAGTAAAATTAGTAGTGAAATAATATTGATTTAAAAATTTTTCTGATTATACGGAAACACCCGATAGGTTCTAAATCGATCGGGTGTTTTGTTTTATTATTCTACCGCTTTTACATTATCATCCGGAATTCGGTCAATCAGATAATTGTATGGATCGATGCCCGCTTTATATGGTTTGACTTTTGTTTTAAAAACAAAGGTGTTTAATTTTTTGGTTATTTTTAAACGTTTATAAACCAATGGTTTTCCCAATACATCTTCTTTGTCCGACTCGGCAAAAACGCCAATGTCAATATAATCAGCAATAGACGTAGCCGTTTCTTTTCCCAAAGCATTGGAACGGAATTTCTCGGAAGTGGTTTCAATAGTCACTTCATATTCTGCACCTACTTTTTTTGATGTCACTTTCAACGTTCGATTAGAGAATAAAGTGATGTTTTCAAACAAATCCGGAATCAGGTAACTCAGACTGTCAGGTGTAACTTTTCTAAATTCATTCACGGCATCAATTGATGTTGGATAGGCTGGGTTTTTGTATGCAAATTTTTCAATTAAATTATGCAAAGCAGCATTCAAATTTTTCTCCCCTATCATTTCTTTGAAATAATACAATACCACACTAGCTTTATTGTAGTGAATGTATTGTTGGCTCTCCGTTTTTATGATTGGATTTTCACCCTCAAATTCGCTGCTTCTGCCTCGTAAATAATCATTCATTTCATATTCCAAGAACTTTTTCATTTTGTCTTTGCCATATTCTTTTTCCATCACCATCAAAGCTGAATACTGTGAGAAACCTTCGCTCATCATTTCACTACCCTGCATATTGGAACCACAAATCTGATGCGCCCAATATTGATGTCCCATTTCGTGTGCCACGACATAAAAGACCATATCAATATCATCTTTAGTAACATCGCGTAAATCAGTAATGAAACCAATTCCTTCGCTATACGGCATAGTGCCCGGGAAAGCCTGAGCAAAACTGCCATATCTCGGAAATTCTAAAATGCGGCATTGCTTGTGATAGTATGGACCAAAGTTAGTGGTGTAATATTCCAATGCTTTCTGCATGCTTTTCATCATGTTTGGGACATTGACAGCGTGTTGTTTGTCGTAATAGACTTCGAGGTCAATACCGTTCCATTTTTTGCGCACCACTTGATAATCAGCTGAAATGAAGGAATAGAAGTTCAGTGATTTTTGGTCGAGTTTGTAGCTGAAATATTTTCTGCCATTAGCTTCCCAACTTTTTAGCAACGAACCTGGAGCTATTGCGGTTTGGTCTTTAGAAGTGCTGATGGTAGTGTTTACTTCAACCCAATCCGAGTCGCTGCTGATGTAAGTATTGCTTCGGGCAGCTAAATCGTTTTCATCCAGTTTTGGCATACGATCGCGCTTTGGTAACTTGCGTTTAATACGTAGGTTTTTATCGGATATCTCATAATCTCTGTTATAGCCAAAAGAAGGTAAAATATCTTTGTTGTTAAAGAATGTTCCGTTTTGAGTCAGTTGTGTAAAGCTTACTTCGTTCTCAAATCCTTTGGTGATACTGGATAAATTGACAGTGATTTTTATCGAATCATTCGATGCTAATGGTTTGTTTAGCTTGTAAATTCGATAGTTTAAATCGTCATCTTTCAACTTTAATTTCGAATTTGGAATTGTGAGCTTAATGCTGTCAGTCAGTAGAGGCAAAGTAAAATGCAATTCACTAATAGGCTTATTTGATTTGTTTTTTGCCCAAGCTTCGACTTTGGCGTGCATGTTTCTTTCGGACGGAAAAATATCAATAGTGTAGTTGAATTTATAAAAACGCGGCTGATTCAGCGTTTCATACTTTTTGTATTTGGTTTCATAGCTTACCTGACTGTTTTCGACTTCCTCTGATGATTCATACGTGTTTAACACTTTGGTATTATAAAAAACAAAGCTTCCACAAAGTATAAAGGCTAACACACCTATCGCAAGACCAACTTTACTTTTCTTAAATTGTAATCTGGCAGCGTGTAAGCGGTGTTTGAAATCAACTTCTTTACCTCTAACATAAAAGGCTAAAACCACAAAGCAAAGCACTACACAGAATAATCCCCAATACAAATTGAACCAAATTGTTGAAGGAATGAAAGGGCCGTAGCCATTCATATCAGAGTATGTAATGTCTGGTTTAGCATTGAATTTTACCATATTGGTGCTGATTTCTAATAAACCCCAAACAAATCCGTTAACAACAATAAACATCACAAACGCAAAATAAGCCACATACCTATTATTAATCAGATAATGGAATAACAACGACAAAATAACCAAGTAGGAGTAGCTCAAAAGTTTGATAACCAATAACGATTTGATGTAGACATCAAGGTCATAACGAGTATAGCCATGCAGGGTTTGCGCAATTACTCCAACCACTATTGTAACCACCAATACCGTAGCAATAGCAAAAATAATTGCCAGGACTTTGGAAGCAAATAAACTAATCGTTTGAATTGGCGTAGCATCCTGAATTTCGTTAATCTTAGCATCGCGCTCTTTCCAAACTAAAACACCGGTATAAAACGTTATAAATCCAATCATGAACAGCATAAACGAACCTTCAATAATGTCCACTATATCATAAGTTACCGGATATTGGACAGCACCATAACGACCTGAAAAACTGGTCAGATTGGTAATCAATAAAATCATTCCGATAGAAACAATAATTATAAAGGTTGGGTTTTTTATTACCGCTTTAATCTCAAATTTCACCAAACTCCAAAAAGTGGAAAACGAAAAAACTCCGGCTTTGGTTGGCAAAAAATCTGTATTTGAAATAGAAGGAATTGCATCTTTTTTGCTGATTTTTTCTTTTTTGGCTTTAACGTTTTTGGTGTTAAATGAAAAACGATAGTATACAAGAATTAGTATCCCAATCATAATAGTCAACCAAACGGCTCGGTTAATCAGTAATTCACCGTGAAGTGAAACCGCACTAGTGTTCTTTTCATCCACCGTTAGATATTTGGTCATAATTTCAAAAGGCTTTGCGCCAAAAGGA is part of the Flavobacterium sangjuense genome and harbors:
- the eno gene encoding phosphopyruvate hydratase; translated protein: MSIIIKVHARQILDSRGNPTIEVDVVTENGVLGRAAVPSGASTGEHEAVELRDGGKAYMGKGVLKAVKNVNEIIAPELMGVSVFEQNHIDQLMIELDATPNKSNLGANAILGVSLATAKAAANELGLPLYRYVGGVSANTLPVPMMNIINGGSHSDAPIAFQEFMIMPVKATSFTHAMQMGTEIFHNLKKVLHDRNLSTAVGDEGGFAPNLAGGTEDALDTIKKAVENAGYKFGDEVMIALDCAASEFYVDGKYDYTKFEGATGKIRTSKEQAEYLASLAANYPIISIEDGMYEDDWDGWKYLTELVGDKTQLVGDDLFVTNVERLSTGIQKGIANSILVKVNQIGTLTETIAAVNMAHNAGYTSVMSHRSGETEDNTIADLAVALNCGQIKTGSASRSDRMAKYNQLLRIEEELGDTAYFPGVRAFKQK
- a CDS encoding T9SS type A sorting domain-containing protein, which codes for MKKRLLLILPMLLFTLVSNAQDHVWDFGNDTTNWPVNPGYNSSSPATTTIDGLTLISGGSAIGAISAASNTAFSDGFTNVNMMTVQVATGAPLPTKRGLSFPVDGPCTVKLWVYTSSTNRRASISDGTTELAFYLSASPSPYKTILTAYYTGGPGTIYVYTNNTMNFAKLSVQTGLGIDDIKADALPVFYTNDNQVFVSNVKSNTTVSIYSITGALVKTIKTSNDTSFELRTGLWIAKVKSEEGEKTVKLVVK
- a CDS encoding M1 family aminopeptidase; the protein is MVWIFFFINGLLVFFAVASEHVTIGGGVGNTHKNAPFVIEQYYGVFSTICLLMTTAFMNATANRDFQYGMYQFIFTSPIKKRDYFFGKFIGAAMVSVIPLLGISVGALLGSFLAPIFDMAPAERFGETDWSGHLYGIINFGIPNVIISGVMLFSLAIIFRSNIISFIGSMLILVFYAVSEIFTRDIQKEWLANILDPFGAKPFEIMTKYLTVDEKNTSAVSLHGELLINRAVWLTIMIGILILVYYRFSFNTKNVKAKKEKISKKDAIPSISNTDFLPTKAGVFSFSTFWSLVKFEIKAVIKNPTFIIIVSIGMILLITNLTSFSGRYGAVQYPVTYDIVDIIEGSFMLFMIGFITFYTGVLVWKERDAKINEIQDATPIQTISLFASKVLAIIFAIATVLVVTIVVGVIAQTLHGYTRYDLDVYIKSLLVIKLLSYSYLVILSLLFHYLINNRYVAYFAFVMFIVVNGFVWGLLEISTNMVKFNAKPDITYSDMNGYGPFIPSTIWFNLYWGLFCVVLCFVVLAFYVRGKEVDFKHRLHAARLQFKKSKVGLAIGVLAFILCGSFVFYNTKVLNTYESSEEVENSQVSYETKYKKYETLNQPRFYKFNYTIDIFPSERNMHAKVEAWAKNKSNKPISELHFTLPLLTDSIKLTIPNSKLKLKDDDLNYRIYKLNKPLASNDSIKITVNLSSITKGFENEVSFTQLTQNGTFFNNKDILPSFGYNRDYEISDKNLRIKRKLPKRDRMPKLDENDLAARSNTYISSDSDWVEVNTTISTSKDQTAIAPGSLLKSWEANGRKYFSYKLDQKSLNFYSFISADYQVVRKKWNGIDLEVYYDKQHAVNVPNMMKSMQKALEYYTTNFGPYYHKQCRILEFPRYGSFAQAFPGTMPYSEGIGFITDLRDVTKDDIDMVFYVVAHEMGHQYWAHQICGSNMQGSEMMSEGFSQYSALMVMEKEYGKDKMKKFLEYEMNDYLRGRSSEFEGENPIIKTESQQYIHYNKASVVLYYFKEMIGEKNLNAALHNLIEKFAYKNPAYPTSIDAVNEFRKVTPDSLSYLIPDLFENITLFSNRTLKVTSKKVGAEYEVTIETTSEKFRSNALGKETATSIADYIDIGVFAESDKEDVLGKPLVYKRLKITKKLNTFVFKTKVKPYKAGIDPYNYLIDRIPDDNVKAVE